Proteins co-encoded in one Kutzneria chonburiensis genomic window:
- a CDS encoding acetoacetate decarboxylase family protein: MTGFLHPRTPTGRASVTAPPPWHYAGDLITIEYRTDPARIAALLPAPLMPAADDPGAVALIWADWQACTDGGAELLDPVRSQYRECFVVVRCQFAGRTYSRCVFIWVDKDFSLARGLHQGYPKKFGSIHQTRPHPYGPAPRIEAGARFGATLAAGDRRLAEAVIELTEPSPHNGFVNAHPMAHHRTQPSIELGKPDSYTELVESGAASFDGGRPWAARADLRLFESPTEELADLTVDEYIGAYYRQVGVTWNGGKVLA, from the coding sequence ATGACGGGCTTTCTGCATCCGCGCACACCCACCGGGCGGGCGTCCGTGACGGCTCCGCCGCCGTGGCACTACGCCGGCGATCTGATCACCATCGAGTACCGCACCGATCCGGCGCGAATCGCCGCCCTGCTGCCCGCGCCCCTGATGCCGGCCGCCGACGACCCCGGCGCCGTCGCCCTGATCTGGGCCGACTGGCAGGCGTGCACCGACGGCGGCGCCGAGCTGCTCGACCCCGTGCGCTCGCAGTACCGGGAATGCTTTGTCGTCGTGCGCTGCCAGTTCGCCGGCCGGACCTACTCGCGCTGCGTGTTCATCTGGGTGGACAAGGACTTCTCCCTCGCCCGCGGGCTGCACCAGGGCTATCCCAAGAAGTTCGGCTCCATCCACCAGACCCGGCCCCATCCTTACGGTCCCGCGCCCCGCATCGAGGCCGGCGCCCGCTTCGGCGCCACCCTCGCCGCCGGCGACCGGCGACTGGCCGAGGCCGTCATCGAGCTGACGGAACCCAGTCCACACAACGGTTTCGTCAACGCGCACCCGATGGCCCACCACCGCACCCAGCCCAGCATCGAGCTCGGCAAGCCGGACAGTTACACGGAGCTCGTCGAGTCGGGCGCCGCGTCCTTCGACGGCGGCCGGCCCTGGGCCGCGCGGGCCGACCTCCGGCTGTTCGAGTCGCCCACCGAGGAACTGGCCGACCTGACCGTGGACGAGTACATCGGGGCCTACTACCGGCAGGTCGGCGTGACGTGGAACGGCGGGAAGGTGCTGGCCTGA
- a CDS encoding lytic polysaccharide monooxygenase auxiliary activity family 9 protein, with translation MRTRFALLAALVVALPVLLAGVASAHGYTTNPVSRSSLCAQGKVKNCGDIQYEPQSVEGPKNFPAAGPADGKICAGGISRFAQLDDPRGGTWPATPLTSGASYTFTWHFTAIHATTDFRYFITNDNWDPIKPLTRAQLNLTPFLVSNWGGQRPSGDVSIKGTLPAHKTGRHLILGVWDIADTGNAFYSCADVTF, from the coding sequence ATGCGCACCAGGTTCGCCTTGCTCGCCGCACTGGTCGTCGCCCTGCCCGTACTGTTGGCCGGCGTCGCCTCGGCGCACGGCTACACCACCAACCCCGTGAGCCGCTCTTCGTTGTGCGCTCAGGGGAAAGTCAAGAACTGCGGCGACATCCAGTACGAGCCCCAGTCCGTCGAGGGCCCCAAGAACTTCCCCGCCGCCGGTCCGGCCGACGGCAAGATCTGCGCCGGCGGCATCTCCCGCTTCGCCCAGCTCGACGACCCCCGTGGCGGCACCTGGCCCGCCACCCCGCTCACCTCCGGCGCCTCCTACACGTTCACCTGGCACTTCACCGCCATCCACGCCACCACCGATTTCCGCTACTTCATCACCAACGACAACTGGGACCCCATCAAGCCCCTCACCCGGGCCCAGCTCAACCTGACGCCTTTCCTCGTCTCCAACTGGGGCGGCCAGCGCCCTTCCGGTGACGTCTCCATCAAGGGCACGCTGCCGGCGCACAAGACCGGCCGCCACCTCATCCTCGGCGTCTGGGACATCGCCGACACCGGCAACGCGTTCTACTCCTGCGCCGACGTCACCTTCTGA
- a CDS encoding aldehyde dehydrogenase family protein — translation MQVLSPRDGKVIVSVDEAGPDDVDRAVRAARAAFDAGPWPRMSPRERASVLFRLADLVEGSALELARTISLEMGKPLHDSLGIEVPAVAKTFRWYAELADKVSGEVTQSSASALALVTREPAGVVAAVVPWNFPLTMAAWKLAPALISGCTVVLKPAEQSPLSAVLLASLASNAGLPEDVLTVVNGPGPITGRALGLHPGVDVLTFTGSTAVGREFLRYSADSNLKRVWLELGGKSPNIVFPDAYDLDAAADMAAWGIFFNSGEMCTAASRLLVHRDIADDFVARVVSRAAAYFPGDPLDPDTRMGPLVSAPHLTSVLAHISRAVSGGARLLTGGRPCLSDTGGYFLEPTVLDRVDPAMPIAQDEVFGPVLSVLTFSSVAEALSLAGDTAYGLAAGVWTSDLRTAHEIARSVKAGTVWVNCYEEGDLTVPFGGTKLSGHGRDKSVHALDKFTDLKTTWLAFP, via the coding sequence GTGCAGGTGCTTTCACCCCGTGACGGCAAGGTCATCGTATCCGTCGACGAGGCCGGTCCTGACGATGTCGACCGGGCCGTGCGGGCCGCCCGGGCGGCCTTCGACGCGGGGCCGTGGCCGCGCATGTCGCCTCGGGAGCGGGCGTCCGTGTTGTTCCGGCTGGCCGATCTCGTCGAGGGTTCGGCGTTGGAGTTGGCGCGGACCATTTCGTTGGAGATGGGCAAACCGCTGCATGACTCGCTCGGCATCGAGGTGCCCGCGGTGGCCAAGACCTTCCGCTGGTACGCCGAGCTGGCCGACAAGGTCTCGGGCGAGGTCACCCAGAGCTCGGCTTCGGCGTTGGCCCTGGTCACGCGGGAGCCGGCCGGCGTGGTCGCGGCCGTCGTGCCGTGGAACTTCCCGTTGACCATGGCCGCGTGGAAGCTCGCGCCCGCTTTGATCAGCGGCTGCACGGTCGTCTTGAAGCCGGCCGAGCAGTCGCCACTATCGGCCGTTCTGCTGGCCTCGCTGGCCAGCAACGCGGGGTTGCCCGAGGACGTGTTGACCGTCGTGAACGGTCCCGGGCCCATCACCGGTCGCGCCCTCGGGCTGCATCCCGGCGTCGATGTCCTCACCTTCACCGGTTCCACCGCCGTCGGCCGGGAATTCCTTCGCTACTCGGCCGATTCCAACCTCAAGCGGGTGTGGCTGGAGCTCGGCGGCAAGTCGCCCAACATCGTCTTCCCCGATGCCTACGACCTCGACGCCGCCGCCGACATGGCCGCTTGGGGCATTTTCTTCAACTCCGGCGAGATGTGTACTGCCGCGTCCAGGTTGCTGGTGCACCGCGACATCGCCGACGACTTCGTGGCCCGGGTCGTTTCCCGTGCCGCCGCGTACTTTCCCGGCGATCCCTTGGATCCGGACACTCGCATGGGCCCTCTCGTCAGCGCTCCCCATCTCACGTCCGTGCTCGCTCACATCAGTCGTGCGGTGTCCGGCGGCGCCCGCTTGCTCACCGGCGGCCGCCCTTGCCTGTCCGACACCGGCGGTTACTTCTTGGAGCCCACCGTCCTCGACCGCGTCGACCCCGCCATGCCCATCGCCCAGGACGAGGTCTTCGGCCCCGTTCTCTCCGTGCTGACCTTCTCTTCCGTCGCCGAGGCCCTGTCCTTGGCCGGCGACACCGCCTATGGCCTCGCCGCCGGCGTCTGGACCAGCGACCTCCGCACCGCCCATGAAATCGCCCGCTCTGTGAAGGCCGGCACCGTGTGGGTCAACTGCTACGAGGAAGGCGACCTCACCGTTCCCTTCGGCGGCACCAAGCTCTCCGGCCACGGCCGTGACAAGTCCGTGCACGCCTTGGACAAGTTCACCGACCTCAAGACCACGTGGCTGGCGTTCCCCTGA
- a CDS encoding glutamine synthetase family protein: MAAQADRVVAELTARGVDVVRVAFPDLMGTERSKELLVEQLPAAVERGVAFCRAVYHTSPRGDTVAVPGGLDAGLPDVEIIPDLDTLAVVPWEPGVATCIGDQRDGGESPRAVLGRVVAGLAESGLRPLVGPELEYYLCVPDGAGFAPYSPEPGNVYVSGTRGDPDLHLIRTIRHLRDLGLGVLGGNHEYCPGQFEINLAHSEALDSADRAFRFKAAVKDLARREGKLATFMAKPFNDHGASGFHVHVSFVDEAGENIGADESADYGMSPLLRHALAGVLRHAPALTALTNPTINSYKRFGPDTLAPWLIDWGLDNRSAMVRVPPERGAGTRVEVRLPDASANPYLVHAGVLAAMRLGIEEGLEPPAPLEGYGYNADRTAVLPMSLPAALDAFDDDSALQAVLGKDFVSSFSVLKRAEVARFEQWVTDWEFREYAYHI; this comes from the coding sequence ATGGCAGCGCAGGCCGACCGCGTGGTGGCCGAACTGACCGCCAGGGGAGTCGACGTGGTCCGCGTCGCCTTCCCCGACCTGATGGGCACCGAGCGCTCCAAGGAACTGCTCGTCGAACAACTCCCCGCCGCCGTCGAACGGGGCGTGGCGTTCTGCCGGGCCGTCTACCACACCAGCCCGCGCGGCGACACGGTCGCGGTGCCGGGCGGCCTGGACGCGGGCCTGCCGGACGTGGAGATCATCCCCGATCTGGACACGCTCGCGGTGGTGCCGTGGGAACCGGGCGTGGCGACCTGCATCGGCGATCAGCGTGACGGCGGCGAGTCGCCCCGGGCGGTGCTCGGCCGCGTTGTCGCCGGCCTCGCCGAGTCGGGTCTGCGCCCGCTGGTCGGCCCCGAGTTGGAGTACTACCTGTGCGTGCCGGACGGTGCCGGTTTCGCGCCGTACTCCCCGGAACCGGGCAACGTCTACGTCAGCGGCACCCGCGGCGACCCCGACCTGCACCTCATCCGGACCATTCGGCACCTCCGCGACCTCGGGCTGGGCGTGCTCGGCGGCAACCACGAATACTGCCCGGGCCAGTTCGAGATCAACCTCGCGCACTCCGAGGCGCTCGACTCGGCCGACCGCGCCTTCCGGTTCAAGGCCGCGGTCAAGGACCTGGCTCGCCGTGAGGGCAAGCTCGCCACGTTCATGGCCAAGCCGTTCAATGACCACGGGGCTTCTGGCTTCCACGTACACGTGTCCTTTGTGGACGAAGCCGGCGAGAACATTGGCGCTGACGAGTCGGCCGACTACGGCATGAGCCCGCTGCTGCGGCACGCCCTGGCTGGTGTGCTCCGGCACGCGCCCGCGCTGACTGCGCTGACCAACCCGACCATCAACTCCTACAAGCGTTTCGGCCCCGACACGCTCGCACCCTGGCTGATCGACTGGGGACTGGACAACCGCAGCGCGATGGTCCGCGTGCCGCCCGAGCGTGGTGCCGGCACGCGGGTCGAGGTCCGGCTGCCGGATGCGTCGGCGAACCCGTACCTGGTTCACGCGGGCGTGCTGGCGGCGATGCGGCTCGGTATCGAGGAGGGGCTCGAACCACCTGCGCCGCTTGAGGGTTACGGCTACAACGCCGACCGCACCGCCGTGCTGCCCATGTCCCTACCGGCCGCGTTGGACGCGTTCGACGACGATTCGGCGCTGCAAGCCGTGCTGGGCAAGGACTTCGTGAGCTCGTTCAGCGTGCTCAAGCGGGCCGAGGTCGCCCGGTTCGAGCAGTGGGTGACCGATTGGGAGTTCCGCGAGTATGCCTACCACATCTGA
- a CDS encoding pyridoxal phosphate-dependent decarboxylase family protein: MPTTSEQLRPWLDRVLANHETWAAEFGPYSRHESLALKDSEVSAALDELADRLRDNYPFFHPRYAGQMLKPPHPVAIAGYAAAMLINPNNHALDGGPATAKMEREVVRQLAEMFGYGEHLGHLTSSGTIANLEALYVAREIHPRLGIAYSVDSHYTHSRMCKLIGVEGHAVPVDGAGKMDLDALESLLRSGKVGTVVVTAGTTGLGVVDPVHEVVALRERHDFRIHVDAAYGGFFSLIAGTEGIDPAPWQAIRRCDSIVVDPHKHGLQPYGCGAVLFADPAVGRFYVHDSPYTYFTSDELHLGEISLECSRPGAAAAALWLTLKLLPLKADGLGAVLAAGRRAAVRWHELIDQSDRLVPYQRPELDIVTYFPAESTLSAIDAASERMMREGMSDRDDPVFLSTLRAGAAAFGQRGIAAVADVDGARVLRSVLMKPESEDYLGRLHERVVALAG; this comes from the coding sequence ATGCCTACCACATCTGAGCAGTTGCGCCCCTGGCTGGACCGCGTGCTGGCCAACCATGAGACCTGGGCGGCCGAGTTCGGCCCGTACTCGCGGCACGAATCGTTGGCGCTCAAGGACAGTGAGGTCTCGGCGGCGCTCGACGAGCTGGCCGACCGGCTGCGCGACAACTACCCGTTCTTCCATCCCCGCTACGCCGGCCAGATGCTCAAGCCGCCGCACCCGGTGGCCATCGCCGGCTACGCCGCGGCCATGCTGATCAACCCCAACAACCACGCCCTTGACGGCGGTCCTGCCACGGCCAAGATGGAGCGCGAGGTCGTCCGCCAGCTGGCCGAGATGTTCGGCTACGGCGAACACCTGGGGCACCTGACCTCCAGCGGCACCATCGCCAACCTCGAAGCCCTCTACGTGGCAAGAGAAATCCATCCGCGACTCGGCATCGCGTACAGTGTGGACAGTCACTACACGCATTCACGGATGTGTAAGCTGATCGGCGTCGAGGGCCACGCCGTGCCTGTCGACGGCGCCGGCAAGATGGACCTGGACGCGCTGGAATCACTGCTGCGCAGCGGAAAGGTCGGCACGGTCGTCGTCACCGCCGGCACCACCGGCCTCGGTGTCGTCGATCCCGTGCACGAGGTCGTGGCGCTGCGAGAACGCCACGACTTCCGGATCCATGTCGACGCCGCGTACGGTGGTTTCTTCAGCCTGATCGCCGGCACCGAGGGCATCGATCCCGCGCCGTGGCAGGCGATTCGCCGTTGTGACTCCATTGTGGTCGATCCACACAAACACGGTCTCCAGCCTTATGGTTGCGGCGCGGTGCTTTTCGCCGATCCAGCTGTCGGTCGCTTCTACGTGCACGACTCCCCGTACACCTACTTCACCTCCGACGAGCTGCACCTCGGTGAGATCAGCCTCGAATGCTCCCGGCCGGGCGCGGCTGCCGCGGCGCTGTGGCTGACGCTCAAGTTGTTGCCGCTCAAGGCCGACGGCCTCGGTGCCGTGCTCGCCGCCGGCCGCCGTGCCGCCGTTCGGTGGCACGAGCTGATCGACCAGTCCGATCGACTCGTCCCGTATCAGCGGCCCGAGCTCGACATCGTCACCTACTTCCCGGCCGAGTCGACCTTGTCGGCGATCGACGCCGCGTCCGAACGGATGATGCGGGAAGGCATGTCCGACCGGGATGATCCGGTCTTCCTCAGCACGCTGCGGGCCGGTGCCGCCGCGTTCGGCCAGCGGGGCATCGCCGCCGTGGCCGATGTCGACGGCGCCCGGGTGCTGCGCAGTGTGCTGATGAAGCCCGAGTCCGAGGACTATCTGGGTAGGCTGCACGAGAGGGTTGTCGCGCTGGCCGGGTAG
- a CDS encoding TetR/AcrR family transcriptional regulator: MEAAPRRGRPGYDQESLLAVAVKVFNERGYEATSMEELSRKLGITKSAIYHHVSSKEELLRLAMDRALDGLFAVADEAHSMDGRAIDRLEHLVRGSVGVLLDRLPFVTLLLRARGNTRIERAAVARRKEFDRLVTDLVKQAEAEGDVRPDVDPAVTARLLFGMVNSLIEWYRPRSGASIADAVCTIAFDGLRTR; encoded by the coding sequence GTGGAGGCAGCGCCACGCCGGGGTCGGCCCGGCTACGACCAGGAGTCGCTGCTGGCCGTCGCGGTGAAGGTGTTCAACGAGCGCGGGTACGAGGCCACCTCGATGGAGGAGCTGTCGCGCAAGCTCGGCATCACCAAGTCCGCCATCTACCACCACGTCAGCAGCAAGGAAGAGCTGCTGCGGCTGGCCATGGACCGTGCGCTGGACGGCTTGTTCGCAGTTGCCGACGAGGCTCACTCGATGGACGGGCGGGCCATCGACCGGCTGGAGCATCTTGTGCGGGGCAGCGTCGGCGTGCTGCTCGACCGGCTGCCGTTCGTCACCCTGCTGCTGCGGGCCCGGGGCAACACCCGCATCGAGCGCGCCGCCGTCGCCCGGCGCAAGGAGTTCGACCGGCTCGTCACCGACCTCGTCAAGCAGGCCGAGGCCGAGGGTGACGTTCGGCCCGATGTTGACCCCGCCGTGACCGCCCGGCTGCTGTTCGGCATGGTCAACTCGCTGATCGAGTGGTACCGCCCCCGCTCCGGCGCCTCGATCGCTGACGCTGTGTGCACAATCGCCTTCGACGGGTTGCGAACCCGGTAG